One Thermus sp. CCB_US3_UF1 DNA window includes the following coding sequences:
- a CDS encoding pyroglutamyl-peptidase I produces MILVTGFEPFGGSAHNPSAALLPLLPEAVRGRPLHKAVLPVDTQGLPQALAALHAREPEAVLHLGLAEGRALLTLERLAVNLLDFDRPDNRGVQPQDLPVVPGGPLALPARFPLKEALRRLGEAGIPARQSLSAGSYLCNQAFYLSLYHLPEKVPVLFVHLPPDETLAQKKGTAYVPLAEQARGVRLLLEML; encoded by the coding sequence ATGATCCTGGTGACCGGCTTCGAACCCTTTGGGGGAAGCGCCCATAACCCCTCCGCCGCCCTCCTCCCCCTGCTCCCTGAGGCGGTGAGGGGAAGGCCCTTGCATAAGGCGGTGCTGCCCGTGGACACCCAAGGACTCCCCCAGGCCCTAGCCGCCCTCCACGCCCGGGAGCCGGAAGCCGTCCTCCACCTGGGGCTAGCGGAGGGAAGAGCCCTCCTCACCCTGGAGCGGCTGGCGGTCAACCTCTTGGACTTTGACCGCCCTGACAACCGCGGGGTCCAGCCCCAAGACCTCCCCGTGGTCCCGGGAGGCCCTTTGGCCTTACCGGCGCGCTTTCCCCTGAAAGAAGCCCTGCGCCGCCTGGGGGAGGCCGGCATCCCAGCCCGGCAGAGCCTTTCGGCGGGGAGCTACCTTTGCAACCAGGCCTTCTACCTTTCCCTCTACCACCTCCCTGAAAAGGTACCCGTGCTTTTCGTCCACCTACCCCCGGACGAAACCCTCGCCCAAAAGAAGGGCACGGCCTATGTCCCCCTGGCGGAGCAGGCCAGGGGCGTACGCCTGCTTTTGGAGATGCTGTGA
- a CDS encoding DegV family protein, with amino-acid sequence MELGLITDTAADLSPKILQEEAVGLVPIYVHLGGRRYKDWEELTPDALYQAIRAGAEPVTEPPTVEDFAEVYERYLQVYDRILSLHVSGELSKTVERAREAALKVAPTRIRVVDTGMVSAGLGAMVLRAVEMLRQGAEEEEVVREMERMKRSSLYFSVADLSHLARNGRLPRFGEVVGNLLGLRPILRIEKGHIRFLKVAREAAVPEALARLVLEEFRGKTARITIAHTDAKPEWVEGLKRGLESALRLERGRITRSGATIAANVGLGALAVHAYALE; translated from the coding sequence GTGGAACTGGGCCTGATAACCGATACGGCAGCGGACCTTTCCCCCAAGATCCTTCAAGAGGAGGCGGTGGGCCTGGTGCCCATCTATGTCCACCTGGGGGGACGCAGGTACAAGGACTGGGAGGAACTCACCCCCGATGCCCTCTACCAAGCCATCCGGGCCGGGGCGGAGCCCGTCACCGAACCCCCTACGGTGGAGGACTTCGCCGAGGTTTACGAGCGCTACCTCCAGGTCTACGACCGCATCCTCTCCCTCCACGTGTCCGGGGAGCTTTCCAAGACGGTGGAGCGGGCGCGGGAGGCGGCCCTCAAGGTGGCCCCCACCCGCATCCGGGTGGTGGACACGGGGATGGTTTCCGCTGGGCTTGGGGCCATGGTCCTCCGGGCGGTGGAGATGCTCCGGCAAGGGGCCGAGGAGGAAGAGGTGGTCCGGGAAATGGAGCGCATGAAGCGCTCCAGCCTTTACTTCAGCGTGGCCGACCTCTCCCACCTGGCCCGCAACGGCCGCCTGCCCCGCTTTGGGGAGGTGGTGGGGAACCTTCTGGGCCTCCGCCCCATCCTGCGCATCGAAAAGGGGCATATCCGCTTTCTCAAGGTGGCCCGGGAGGCCGCGGTGCCCGAGGCTTTGGCCCGCTTGGTGTTGGAGGAGTTCCGGGGGAAGACGGCCCGCATCACCATCGCCCACACCGACGCCAAGCCCGAGTGGGTGGAGGGCCTGAAGCGGGGCCTGGAAAGCGCCTTGCGCCTGGAGCGGGGGCGGATCACCCGCTCGGGGGCCACCATCGCGGCCAACGTGGGCCTGGGGGCTTTGGCGGTCCATGCCTACGCGCTAGAATAG
- the mfd gene encoding transcription-repair coupling factor yields MEMALEALYGHRVVLPQVAAAFLLSQERRPALLLAPADRVRRYRDLSAFGVPVYPNPGLEALEEKALFVLSYEEALAPFPEDPTAWRLVLEVGRRYGREELLARLLRMGYARDEDYRVLGEVLELGEVRLEFFGEELERLLVGGEPRGRHVLLPKPGKAEGFPSQKVRHFPGPVYLDTPALAPRELWPLLVGRPWVALGSGVELPPKELGVQALPPYRGSLKALERDLSRWLAEGRRVSLFVGHRRTLEYLKGRLAPYNPLVLERFPGPKGRLSLLPGAFEGGAVWGEEVLLTEALVFATGGVRGRLRRGEGLTDPGALSPGDFLIHPEHGIGQYLGLETREVLGVRRDYLVLRYRGEGRLYLPVEQLPLLKRHPGTTDDPPELSSLGKGEWQRAKEKARKDVEALAQRLLVLQAKRQATPGRSFPPLPEWDPLVEAGFPHELTPDQRQALEEVLRDLEAPRPMDRLISGDVGFGKTEVALRAAHRVVGHGAQVAFLVPTTLLAEQHGKTFRERFQGLPVRVGVLSRFTPPKEEEAILRGLAEGGVDIVIGTHRLLQPDVRFRDLGLLIVDEEHRFGVAQKERIRELKAEVDTLYLSATPIPRTLYSALVGLKDLSSIQTPPPGRKPIHTFLAPFDPLLVREAILFELERGGKAFYVHDRVASIEGRRRYLEALVPEARIGVVHGQMPEGLIEETMLLFAEGAYDVLLATTIIESGLDVGEANTILIERADRLGLATLYQLRGRVGRRDQEAYAYLFHPPRLTEGAEKRLLAIADLSDLGSGHLLAERDMEIRGVGNLLGPEQHGHIRALSLEVYTELLEEAIRRLKGEVREERPQVTLDLSLSSRLPAEYVPSLEARSRYYGRFAEAKGLAELSRLVQELKERYGPLPEEAENFVNLARLRLVAERKGVLSLTEDLTHLQAVFPRWPLDYDAKGLRGLPFRVELTQYPPGFRLEKKGLRPREYPEALLQVLYLFADR; encoded by the coding sequence ATGGAAATGGCCCTGGAAGCGCTGTATGGCCACCGGGTGGTCCTGCCCCAGGTGGCGGCGGCTTTCCTCCTTTCCCAGGAGCGGAGGCCCGCCCTCCTCCTGGCCCCCGCCGACCGGGTGCGCCGTTACCGGGACCTCTCCGCCTTCGGCGTGCCCGTTTACCCCAACCCTGGCCTCGAGGCCCTGGAGGAGAAGGCCCTCTTCGTCCTGAGCTACGAGGAGGCCCTGGCTCCCTTTCCCGAGGACCCTACCGCCTGGCGCCTGGTCCTGGAGGTGGGGCGGCGGTACGGGCGGGAGGAGCTTTTGGCCCGCCTCCTCCGCATGGGCTACGCCCGGGACGAGGACTACCGGGTCCTGGGGGAGGTCCTGGAGCTTGGGGAGGTGCGGCTGGAGTTCTTTGGGGAGGAGCTGGAAAGGCTCCTCGTGGGGGGTGAGCCCCGGGGGCGGCACGTCCTCCTGCCCAAGCCGGGCAAGGCCGAGGGCTTCCCCAGCCAAAAGGTCCGCCACTTTCCTGGCCCCGTCTACCTGGACACCCCGGCCCTGGCCCCCAGGGAGCTTTGGCCCCTCCTGGTGGGGCGGCCCTGGGTGGCCCTGGGGAGCGGGGTGGAGCTGCCCCCTAAGGAGCTTGGGGTCCAGGCCCTGCCCCCCTACCGGGGGAGCCTCAAGGCCTTGGAACGGGACCTCTCCCGCTGGCTGGCCGAGGGCAGACGGGTGAGCCTCTTCGTAGGGCACCGGCGCACCCTGGAGTACCTGAAGGGGCGGCTGGCCCCTTATAACCCCCTGGTTCTGGAGCGCTTTCCTGGGCCCAAAGGGCGGCTTTCCCTCCTGCCCGGGGCCTTTGAGGGGGGGGCGGTCTGGGGGGAGGAGGTCCTCCTCACCGAGGCCCTGGTCTTCGCCACCGGGGGGGTGCGGGGAAGGCTTCGCCGGGGGGAGGGGCTTACCGACCCCGGGGCCCTTTCCCCGGGGGACTTCCTCATCCACCCCGAGCACGGCATCGGCCAGTACCTGGGCCTGGAGACCCGGGAGGTCCTGGGGGTCAGGCGGGACTACCTGGTCCTGCGCTACCGGGGGGAGGGGCGGCTGTACCTGCCCGTGGAGCAGCTTCCCCTCCTGAAGCGCCACCCCGGCACCACCGACGACCCGCCGGAACTTTCCTCCTTGGGCAAGGGGGAGTGGCAGCGGGCCAAGGAAAAGGCCAGGAAGGACGTGGAAGCCCTGGCCCAGCGGCTTCTCGTCCTCCAGGCCAAGCGCCAGGCCACCCCGGGCCGGTCTTTTCCCCCCCTGCCGGAGTGGGACCCCTTGGTGGAGGCGGGCTTTCCCCATGAGCTCACCCCCGACCAGAGGCAGGCCCTGGAGGAGGTGCTCCGCGACCTCGAGGCTCCCCGTCCCATGGACCGCCTGATCTCGGGGGACGTGGGTTTTGGCAAGACGGAGGTGGCCCTGCGGGCCGCCCACCGGGTGGTGGGGCATGGGGCCCAGGTGGCCTTTTTGGTGCCCACCACCCTCTTGGCGGAGCAGCACGGCAAGACCTTCCGCGAGCGCTTCCAGGGGCTTCCCGTACGCGTGGGGGTCCTCTCCCGCTTCACCCCGCCCAAGGAGGAGGAGGCCATCCTGAGGGGCCTGGCGGAAGGGGGGGTGGACATCGTGATCGGCACCCATCGCCTCCTCCAGCCCGACGTGCGCTTCCGCGACCTGGGCCTCCTCATCGTGGACGAGGAACACCGCTTCGGCGTGGCCCAGAAGGAGCGGATCCGCGAACTCAAGGCCGAGGTGGACACCCTCTACCTCTCCGCCACCCCTATTCCCCGCACCCTCTACTCCGCCCTGGTGGGCCTGAAGGACCTCTCCAGCATCCAGACCCCACCCCCGGGACGGAAGCCCATCCACACCTTCCTGGCCCCCTTTGACCCCCTCTTGGTGCGGGAGGCCATCCTCTTTGAGCTGGAGCGGGGGGGGAAGGCCTTCTACGTCCACGACCGGGTGGCCTCCATTGAGGGCCGGCGGCGCTACCTGGAGGCCCTGGTGCCCGAGGCCCGGATCGGGGTGGTCCACGGCCAGATGCCCGAGGGGCTTATTGAGGAGACCATGCTCCTCTTCGCCGAGGGCGCCTACGACGTGCTCCTGGCCACCACCATCATCGAGTCGGGCCTGGACGTGGGGGAGGCCAACACCATCCTCATTGAGCGGGCAGACCGGCTGGGCCTCGCCACCCTGTACCAGCTCCGGGGGAGGGTGGGGCGGCGGGACCAGGAGGCCTACGCCTACCTCTTCCACCCTCCCCGGCTCACCGAAGGGGCGGAGAAGCGGCTTTTGGCCATCGCCGACCTCTCCGACCTGGGCTCGGGCCACCTGCTGGCGGAAAGGGACATGGAGATCCGGGGGGTGGGCAACCTCCTGGGCCCGGAGCAGCACGGGCATATCCGCGCCCTCTCCCTCGAGGTCTACACGGAACTCCTGGAGGAGGCCATCCGCAGGCTCAAGGGGGAGGTCCGGGAGGAGCGGCCCCAGGTAACCCTGGACCTCTCCCTGTCCTCCCGATTGCCCGCGGAGTACGTGCCGAGCCTCGAGGCCCGAAGCCGCTACTATGGCCGCTTCGCCGAGGCCAAGGGCCTGGCGGAGCTTTCCCGCCTGGTGCAGGAACTCAAGGAGCGCTACGGCCCCCTGCCCGAGGAGGCGGAGAACTTTGTCAACCTGGCCCGGCTCCGCCTGGTGGCCGAGCGCAAGGGGGTGCTTTCCCTCACCGAGGACCTCACCCACCTGCAGGCGGTCTTCCCCCGCTGGCCCCTGGACTACGACGCCAAGGGCCTCCGGGGCCTCCCCTTCCGGGTGGAGCTCACCCAGTACCCCCCGGGCTTCCGCCTGGAAAAGAAGGGCCTAAGGCCCCGGGAGTACCCCGAGGCCTTGCTGCAGGTCCTCTACCTCTTCGCCGACCGCTAG
- a CDS encoding 3-hydroxyacyl-CoA dehydrogenase/enoyl-CoA hydratase family protein: MIKKVGVVGAGTMGSGIAALVASAGIPVVLLDIPGKEDRNEWAKKGLERALKAKPAAFMDPELARYVEIGNTEDHLGKLAECDWVVEAIIEKPEPKRALYERLEAILKPTAIVSSNTSGIPMQVLLEGRSEGFRRRFLGTHFFNPPRYLHLLELIPTPETAPEVLAEIRRFGERILGKGTVLAKDRPGFIANRLGVYGMAQAVRLMEKHGLTIDEVDALTGPLLGRPNSATFRTADLTGLDVLKLVTEELSHATGEDFSLPPWVLKLVEEGRLGEKSGAGFYRRVNGEIHTLDYRTLEYAPQAKPDLPELKALRDLPLAERLRGALDLPGKYGAFLRELFARTSHYTLEKAEEIAYDLLAVDQALEWGFGWEQGPFKNMDAVGHERLRALFAEHGLPEPALFQKAQGAFYRNGTYLGFDGAYHPLPKREGVISLKALKSEGKTLLESKEAALLDLGDGVALLEFRTKMNAIGEGVIRTLQKSLEYVEAKGYLGLVIGNEDPRAFSAGANLALILSTAQEGDWDELSLAVRQFQKASMSLRYSPFPVVVAPFGLTLGGGAEFTLHADAVQAHAELYMGLVEAGVGLLPAGGGTKEMLLRFTAELAPYEEADPFEGVKRAFNLIALAKTSTSALEAKKMGFLRDRDRISMNRDFLLADAKRRVLELAPDYRPPLPPRIRVLGSEALGNLRYAVWAFREAGEISDHDLRIGLEIAYVLSGGEGPAREVSEWDLLDLEREAFLKLLGTKKTQERIAYTLKTGKPLRN; the protein is encoded by the coding sequence ATGATCAAAAAGGTTGGCGTGGTGGGCGCGGGAACCATGGGTAGCGGCATCGCCGCCCTGGTGGCCAGCGCCGGGATCCCGGTGGTCCTCCTGGACATCCCGGGCAAGGAAGACCGCAACGAGTGGGCCAAGAAGGGGTTGGAGCGGGCGCTCAAGGCCAAGCCGGCGGCCTTCATGGACCCCGAGCTGGCCCGTTACGTGGAGATCGGCAACACCGAGGACCATCTGGGGAAGCTGGCCGAGTGCGACTGGGTGGTGGAGGCCATCATCGAGAAGCCCGAACCCAAGCGGGCCCTTTACGAGCGCCTCGAGGCCATCCTCAAGCCCACGGCCATCGTTAGCTCCAACACCAGCGGCATCCCCATGCAGGTCCTCCTGGAGGGGCGCTCCGAGGGCTTCCGCCGCCGCTTTCTCGGCACCCACTTTTTCAACCCGCCCCGCTACCTCCACCTCCTGGAGCTCATCCCCACCCCGGAGACCGCCCCTGAGGTCTTGGCGGAGATCCGCCGCTTCGGCGAGCGCATCCTGGGGAAGGGCACGGTCCTAGCCAAGGACCGGCCCGGCTTCATCGCCAACCGCCTGGGGGTCTACGGCATGGCCCAGGCGGTACGCCTCATGGAGAAGCACGGCCTCACCATTGACGAGGTGGACGCCCTCACCGGGCCCCTCCTGGGCCGGCCCAACTCCGCCACCTTCCGCACCGCTGACCTCACGGGCCTGGACGTGCTCAAGCTGGTCACCGAGGAGCTTTCCCACGCCACGGGGGAGGACTTCTCCCTGCCCCCTTGGGTCTTGAAGCTGGTGGAGGAGGGCCGGCTGGGGGAGAAGAGCGGGGCCGGCTTCTACCGGCGGGTGAACGGGGAGATCCACACCCTGGACTACCGCACCCTGGAGTACGCCCCCCAGGCCAAGCCCGACCTGCCCGAGCTGAAGGCCCTCCGCGACCTGCCCTTGGCCGAAAGGCTTCGGGGGGCTTTGGACCTGCCGGGCAAGTACGGGGCCTTCCTGCGGGAGCTTTTCGCCCGCACCTCCCACTACACCCTGGAAAAGGCCGAGGAGATCGCCTACGACCTCCTGGCGGTGGACCAGGCCCTGGAGTGGGGCTTCGGCTGGGAGCAGGGTCCTTTCAAGAACATGGACGCGGTGGGGCACGAAAGGCTGCGGGCCCTCTTCGCCGAGCACGGCCTCCCCGAGCCCGCCCTCTTCCAGAAGGCCCAGGGGGCCTTTTACCGGAACGGCACCTACCTGGGCTTTGACGGGGCCTACCACCCTCTGCCCAAGCGGGAAGGGGTCATCTCCCTCAAGGCCCTTAAGTCCGAGGGCAAGACCCTTTTGGAGAGCAAGGAGGCCGCCCTCCTGGACCTGGGGGACGGGGTGGCCCTCCTGGAGTTCCGCACCAAGATGAACGCCATCGGGGAGGGCGTGATCCGCACCCTCCAGAAGAGCCTGGAGTACGTGGAGGCCAAAGGGTACCTGGGCCTGGTCATCGGCAACGAGGACCCCCGGGCCTTCTCCGCGGGGGCCAACCTGGCCCTGATCCTCTCCACGGCCCAGGAAGGGGACTGGGACGAGCTTTCCTTGGCGGTGCGCCAGTTCCAGAAGGCCTCCATGTCCCTGCGCTACAGCCCCTTCCCCGTGGTGGTGGCCCCCTTCGGCCTCACCTTGGGGGGTGGGGCGGAGTTCACCCTGCACGCCGATGCGGTCCAGGCCCACGCCGAGCTCTACATGGGCCTGGTGGAGGCGGGGGTAGGGCTTCTCCCCGCGGGGGGCGGCACCAAGGAGATGCTCCTTCGCTTTACCGCGGAGCTTGCCCCTTACGAGGAGGCCGATCCCTTTGAGGGGGTGAAGCGGGCCTTCAACCTCATCGCCTTGGCCAAGACTTCCACCAGCGCCCTCGAGGCCAAGAAGATGGGCTTCCTCCGCGACCGGGACCGGATCAGCATGAACCGGGATTTCCTCCTGGCCGACGCCAAGCGCCGCGTCCTGGAGCTTGCCCCGGACTACCGCCCGCCCCTTCCGCCCAGGATCCGTGTCCTGGGTAGCGAGGCCCTGGGCAACCTGCGCTACGCCGTCTGGGCCTTCCGCGAGGCGGGGGAGATCTCGGACCACGACCTGCGCATCGGCCTGGAGATCGCCTACGTCCTTTCCGGTGGGGAGGGGCCGGCCCGGGAGGTTTCCGAGTGGGACCTTCTGGACCTGGAGCGGGAGGCCTTCTTGAAGCTCCTCGGCACCAAGAAGACCCAGGAGCGCATCGCCTACACCCTGAAGACGGGGAAGCCCCTTAGGAACTAG
- a CDS encoding thiolase family protein, with amino-acid sequence MQEAVIVSAVRSPVARGKKDGALAELHPVDLSAQVMRGAVERIGLDPKELEDVLWGCAMPEAAQGLNIARLALLRAGFPVEVAGATVNRFCSSGLQTVAMAAQAVMTGMADAVLAGGVEMMSQVPMSGFHTRLHPELTPTAWSPEGYSTYIGMGFTAERVAERFGISREDQDRWALRSHQRAAQAWAEGRFPEVVPIRVPKVRYQGSKKVVEEVTFSRDETVRPDTSLEALAKLRPAFKKGGTVTAGNASPYSDGAAALVVMSREKAEALGLKPLARFLSFAVAGVEPDVMGIGPVKAVPKALKRAGLTLEQIDLIEFNEAFAAQVLAVMRALGMPEEKTNVNGGAIALGHPLGATGAKLTAQLISELARRGGGYGLVTMCIGGGMGAAGVFEVYPA; translated from the coding sequence ATGCAGGAAGCCGTAATCGTGAGTGCCGTGCGTAGCCCCGTGGCCCGGGGCAAGAAGGACGGGGCCCTGGCGGAGCTCCACCCCGTGGACCTCTCGGCCCAGGTGATGCGGGGGGCGGTGGAGCGGATCGGCCTGGACCCCAAGGAACTGGAGGATGTCCTCTGGGGGTGCGCCATGCCCGAGGCGGCCCAGGGGCTCAACATCGCCCGGCTGGCCCTCTTGAGGGCGGGCTTCCCCGTGGAGGTGGCAGGGGCCACGGTCAACCGCTTCTGCTCCTCCGGCCTCCAGACCGTGGCCATGGCCGCCCAGGCGGTGATGACCGGGATGGCCGACGCGGTCTTGGCCGGTGGGGTGGAGATGATGAGCCAGGTGCCCATGTCCGGCTTCCATACCCGGCTCCACCCCGAGCTCACCCCCACCGCCTGGAGCCCCGAGGGCTACTCCACCTACATCGGCATGGGCTTCACCGCCGAACGGGTGGCGGAGCGCTTTGGCATCAGCCGCGAGGATCAGGACCGTTGGGCCCTGCGCAGCCACCAAAGGGCGGCCCAGGCCTGGGCCGAGGGCCGCTTCCCCGAGGTGGTGCCCATCCGGGTGCCCAAGGTGCGCTACCAGGGGAGCAAAAAGGTGGTGGAGGAGGTGACGTTTAGCCGGGACGAGACCGTCCGCCCGGACACCTCCTTGGAGGCCTTGGCCAAGCTCCGCCCCGCCTTCAAGAAGGGGGGCACGGTCACCGCCGGCAACGCCAGCCCCTACTCCGACGGGGCGGCGGCCTTGGTGGTCATGAGCCGGGAGAAGGCCGAGGCCCTGGGCCTAAAGCCCTTGGCCCGCTTCCTTAGCTTCGCCGTGGCCGGGGTGGAGCCCGACGTGATGGGCATTGGCCCCGTCAAGGCCGTGCCCAAGGCCCTCAAGCGCGCGGGCCTTACCCTGGAGCAGATCGACCTCATTGAGTTCAACGAAGCCTTCGCCGCCCAGGTGCTGGCGGTGATGCGCGCCCTAGGGATGCCCGAGGAGAAGACCAACGTCAACGGCGGGGCCATCGCCCTGGGCCACCCCCTGGGGGCCACGGGGGCCAAGCTTACTGCCCAGCTCATCAGCGAGCTCGCCCGCCGGGGCGGGGGGTACGGCCTGGTGACCATGTGCATCGGCGGCGGCATGGGGGCTGCCGGCGTGTTTGAGGTGTATCCGGCATAG